ATTATTTTGGATTGTTTATTATgacatttgttttatttaaaattatatccaaaagataaaaaggaaaaaaaaatattaatacgtTTAGGTTAaagttttcttaaaaaatttaacaagtttttttttataaagagaaaatttctttaaaacctaaaacatttaaaatctcaagttagattattaaaatattacaattttttaaagtaaattcttaaatttattaaagaaatgctattttaaattttttattttaagatcttacctgtttttaaattattttgatctacattttatatttataaattacaaaaaaaaacaaatataaatgtagattattaaaatattatgttttttcaggaaattcttaaattaattaaatatttactatttcaaatttacatttttataattttaccaatttataattagttaacaattttaagaaaatctttatttttcactctcaaattaaatttatttaaatgcaatttattattattaattagatttacCAATTCTAAACCAGAgcttatttgattaaaaacGCAAAACTacaatcaaacataaaatatcatttcttctATCAGTTTCTAAGCTACTTCACTTGGAGGGAGTACGGTGATAAAGCTACATGATTACATCTTCTACGGTCCAACAAGTTAGACTATTGTTTCACCATAAGAAATAAAGCATGTTGGAGGAGTATATACCTCTATTTACTATGAACTAGGTCTGGCTCCATTCCAAACATTTTCTCATTCATCCTCCTCGGAAACCTCAATTGGTAGGTATTGTTGATTGATATAGTCCAACCACCCTTGATAATCAGGAGGAAAAAGAACAAGGACATTCTCGTTGCACAGACAACGTCATGTGCATCCTAATTGATCACCTCGGCAtatatgtacttgtacaactcgGTGCCATCCAATCAAACCTTTCGAGATCTCAGCTTGGGAAATTAGgactctattattaattatatcacttaatttattaattaaattctaaaatatcatatGAATACAATATGGTATAAATGATAATCGTGTAAGTACAAGTTGTATAACGACAAAATCAATACAAAAACACAAGTATTCATATTATCACCAACCACACTCAAAACAAAATGagattaatatttgtaaataacaataaaaacataaactaaaaATGTTACTCACgaacaaacataacataaaatttagtaTTAACGTGAGTTCGAAAATCCTTAATACAATCAATGAGTTCACCAACTGTCTCCACCGATTTTTCTGAATATATTTCTcataatatcataataatagcatTGTGATATAAACTCATTGGTAAATCgtgaataaatcaaaaataatatatatatatatatatatataaaagtaggGTCGTCAATTTTGGACTCGACACGAAAACATGACCAAACCAAACACGAAAAAATCAGGTTATGGTCATTTCTTTTTTGTTCGGGTCAAAATCAGGTCAATGTGTTTAACATGATTAATAAAACTAGCATGTAGCCCgtgtatttgcacgagtaatgatataaaaatcgagaaaaaaaattacggtaaaaatgtgataacatttttaatttactctcatatatatatattcaaattaaccacaactctcgacctgacaatccgaacattttaaaaattaaggatcattatatatatatatacttatattattaaaacgttaaaatttatcaaattttgtgttgaatttaaaatataaagtcttattagcttagttagttaaagggttgtatttattttgttatgttgcaagttcaaaacatactatagcatttttaattttatttttaaccgttttaagtttatgggcgggtcaacccacaatccgacccaattatccatttaatctcacatatatattcaaattaatcacaactatTAACccggcaattcagacactttaaaaattaagcataagttcgaaacatacatataacatttttaattttatttttaactgttttaagtttatggacgggtcaacccataatccaacccaaatattcatttactctcacatatatctaaattaaccacaactctcgacccgacaattcagacactcatgaaaattaagcatcattatatatatagagatgtCAAAATCGGGTCGACATAAAATGACCTAAAGTACACCCGATAACCGTTTATAAATTTCTCTTATTGAATTTTGTGTTATTCTTTCATATTGGGTCGAACGGGTCAGGTTCAGGTCAATCACAAATAAACATATCAGGTTCATATTAGAGATTTTGACCTAAATTGCTAAATATGTCTGATTAATGTTAGTATCGTTTAACTCGTTAACCTAATAACCTAAACATGTTAACTTGAAACTAACCCAAATTGTCACTCTTATTTGTCTTAAGTTTAAGACCTAACACATAAGTAttaacacattaaaaaaataaaataaactactATAATAAAATCCCTAACTCatcaatacttttaaaataaattttacagaCTCCAATCATTTAGTTTTGAATTTAGgtataaaaaacaaatgaatcAAAATGATTATCCGacatgtttgtttattaaataaaattaaattatgatgaggaaataataagattaatttgaATCTATAATAGTTAAAAAGGGGTCATCATCGTTTTGAACGAAACATTGGGTTTTATAGAGCACGGTCTACAACAGATTCTCCGCCCACATAATCGAGATCCTCTAaaactttctctctttctcATTTCAATGTGAAAGTTCGTGCAAAGCTACAAGAAAGAACGCCCGGTAACTACACTTCTACTTTACCTTGTTTTCCATAAATCTCAGAGCTTCTTTTTTCTTATCATTCCTCCACGGTTTCCGTCTCTGTTTTCGTTATACATAGAGAGATCTGGATTTTTAATGATTGAAGCGGGCCACCCTCTAATTAAGGTGAAATGGGTGTCTCGTCTTCTATTCTTAATGTCAGTTTTCTGTCATTTGCTTGTTTTCCGGTCTAAgtatttcattcattttcaaaattttgagtcATTTTCACTATTAAATGAAAGAATGACACTTTAGGTAACTACTTACTCTATTCATTTATGTGCTAAGTTGAGAGATTTACCTTTtgggttttttcttatttatgtgCTAAGTTGAGAGATTTACCTTTTGGGTTTTCTCTTATGTCATTCTTTGATTTGATGATAATGTTGAGGGTTTTCTAGTTGGCTGTATATTGACTTATTCATCATGCATTCACTTTTAAGAATCACATGCATTGTAAATAAATTCATCCTACAGATATGTCACTCAGACGGGAGCTTGCTGTTCTTCAGAGATCTCGATCTATGAGAGATCCTTCCAATAGTCCACCTTCATGGGGTTCCACATTTGTGCTTGATCGGCATCTTAGAAGGGGCCATGCAAATGATTCAATGTGGGAAAATGGCCGACCTTCTATGGGAATTGAACAGCAAATGGGCATTAATGGCATTAATGGACATGATGGGGGTCAGGAATGGTCAAGAGTCAAAAGAGATATACCAAATCTAAGAAATTTGGGTACCATTCAAGACAATGATGTTATGCTTCATAGGTCCATTCTTGCAAACTCAGGACAAAATGATAAGAAAATGAAACAGAAGGGAAGGGATGAacaagatcatcatcatcacatTAGGACTCTATCTGAGCAACTCAGTGAAGTCAGCTTCCATGGGCAGTATCCAGGCCCAAAGAGAACAAAAAGGCGAAAAAGGATTAAGAGCACACGAAAAACCCGAACAGCTAGAGTCTCCCACGATATTGCATCTGAAAATGAAACTACCATGTCCTCTAATTCATTTGGTCATAGTTTAGAGGAAAATGTCAATAGGTCTCCAAGTAGTGGCTGTGGTATTCCCTGGAATTGGTCAAGAATTCATGAAAGAGGAAAAACATTTCTATCTTGTGGCTTGTCCGATTCAAAATCTAAGAAAAGTGGTCCTGCTGCTGACTGGATGCATGATTATTCAGGCGAATTAGGTCTTTTTGCTGATAATCTATTGAAGAGTGATGAAAGTGTATACGAAACTAGAAGACACCAGAATCTAACTCAGAAATACACCCCAAGAACTTTCAGAGATCTCATTGGTCAGAATTTAGCTGTTCAAGCTCTTTCAAACGCTGTAGCTAAACAGAAGGTTGGATTTCTGTATGTATTCTACGGGCCTCGAGGTACAGGAAAATCGTCTAGTGCGCGTATATTTGCTCGAGCTTTAAACTGCTCGTCTGTGGACAGAACTAAACCATGCAGCATTTGTGATCCGTGTGTTGCATATGATTCGGGAAAGAGCCAAAATATTAGGGAAGTTGGTCCAGTTAGTAATTTTGACTTTGAAAGTATTATGGATGATGTTTCACATCTGCAAGTGTTCATTTTCGATAATTGTGATACTCTGTCTACTAATTACTGGAGTGCAATATCAAAGGTTATTGATAGAGCACCGAGAAAAATGGTGTTTATCCTTGTATGTTCGAGTCTTGATGTTTTACCTAATGTAACTGTATCTAGGTGCCAGAAGTATTTTTTTCCGAAGCTGAAGGATACAGATATTATGTATGCTCTACAGCGAATATCATATAAAGAGCATCTAGATATTGATAAGGATGCATTGAAGCTAATTGCGTCGAGATCAGATGGATCGTTAAGGGATGCTAAAATGACTCTTGAGCAGTTGAGTTTGGTTGGGATGAAGATCTCGGTTCCTCTAGTGCAGCAGCTGGTAATTTTCTCTACTTTTCGcctcttaaaatttatttgtttacttACTGTCTGCATGAACATTCATTGTTGGTTTTCATATTTCAACTTGACATGtagtttcatttaaaatatgGCATCTAACAATTAATAAGCTTTCAATAATGGAATTTTTTTACTGCATATTCCTTATTAGTAATTTAAATGTCTTATATTATGTCAATTCAGATTACTTGAAGAAAAAACTTCTAAATTACCTTATGTATTCacataacttttattatttattcacaTTTTTGTTCTAAATTTCGTCTATTAATGAAGAATGATATTTGTTTTGATTGAAAGACTGGGTGATGGTTCCTTatcataataaattttgaacATAAGAAATTTCTTCCACCAAGTACCAAAAAGAGGAGttctttagaaaaaataaaaatgaagggacctatataaataaataaaaaactaaagtTACTCGaacttaattaaaaacaaatctttTGAATTGGAAACTTTGAACCTTTCATTTCTATATCAAAAACATATCTTCTATTTTATAGATTGATTAACCATAGATCAAAATCATGTCAGAAAATGGAATTAgtttcttatttttgttttgaaaatgtgtttaaagcattataaatgttttaaggaAATTCAATGCTTCACTCAAACACcatggagcttgtttgatgttgggttatttggattttaattGGTTGAATTACTATAATGTTTTTTGTGTTTTAAGGTATTTTAGCATTTGATTGACGAATTGAGTGATTGgatggtaaaaaaaaaacacaagagAGCTCATTGGGTTGAGAATGAAACAATTGTGTTGTAGAGCATCTAAAGGACTCTATTATAAACACTTAAAGCTCTATTTGGACATACTTTTGTGTCTTAATCTGGGTCAAACTAAATTCAATTTCCAAATGTAGTTCCCATATCTGAACAAAAATGGCATTTCCAATGAAATAAACTTTGCACTTGAAACTGATGCGACAGTGTTTGATGTTGAAACAGTTTATATTTGTTGGTTGACAACTTAACATGTCTAAATCTCTCCTTACAGGTTGGACTTATCTCGGATGAGAAGTTAGTAGATCTACTTGATTTAGCATTGTCTGCTGACACTACAAACACTGTCAAAACTTTGAGGGAGATTATGGAATCTGGTGGTGAACCATTGGCTTTTATGTCACAACTTGCTACAGTAATAACTGATATTTTGGCTGGCAGTCATGATTTCATAAAAGAAAAGCCTGGAAGAAGATTCTTTCGCCATCAAACCTGTAAGTTTTTATAAATTGGTTCTCATAATGTTGGAATGTAGTCTAATAAAGAGcctattcttcttttttcagtATCAAAGGATGACATGGAAACACTCTGTCAAGCTCTGAAAACATTATCCGAAGCAGAAAAGCAATTGAGGGTATCAAATGACAGACTAACATGGCTGACTGCTGCACTTCTCCAACTTGCTCCGGATCAACAGTATATGCTTCCGCCTAGTTCTTCTGCAGACGCAAGTTTTCGTCATATGTCTGAGAAAGAGAGACCAAGAAAGAGTGATGTGGAGAGGAGGAGATTGTCAACAAAAAATCTTGGCACGGAATCTTTGCGATCACCAAATCctaatgaaatttattataataccAGGATCAAAGACAATAATGGTTCATATGGAAGACGACATTCTGTTTCTGAGGTGGCTGCTCAAAGGGTAAACCATAGACAGTTATCTGATACATTGAATGAAGAAATTTGGCTGAAGGTGATAGATAAGATTCAAATAAATAGCATAAAAGAGTTCATGCATCAAGAAGGAAAACTGGTGTCTCTCAGCTTTGATTCAGGTATTCCTTTATATCTTCCATTTCTAACAGATTTCTCATCCAGATGTGGATCAACATAGTGTATATGAACTTATTATTGGCAGTTTTTGTCACATACAGATCATACCAAGTGTATATGAACTTATTATTGGCAGTTTTTGTCACATACAGATCACACCAAGTGTATATGAACTTATTATTGGCAGTTTTTGTCACATACAGATCATACCAAGTGATCCCAAATAGGGGCTAATAGTGTCTTGACATGATCATTGCATTGAATTGGTTCActcttatgtttttttattatcgtGATATCATTTATATTGATCTTTTGATcttcaattttgttttcattctctGATGCAGTCCCCACAGCTCAACTGATGTTCAGTTCTCAGCATACAAAATCCAAAGCAGAGATGTACAGATCCTACATTTTGCAAGCTTTTGAATCTATTTTCGACTCTCAAGTCCTTTTACAAATCGTTAGTCCGTTACCAAAAGAATCGGGAGATATGACCAACACACCTATCGTCTTACCATACTCTAAGAATGCTTCATCTCTTCTAAACACAACCGGAGGACCACAACACGATAACTCAAAGGAAATCACTAGATGTAATTCAAAAGGCAAAAGAAGTATGAAAGGAAGGGATGGTTCAATTCGAGTGCGTCGATCATCTGGATCCGGTTCATTTGAAAAGAATAGGGATAACaatgagattgttgaaatagcTTCTCGAATTAAAGAACATATTAGTTTTACGAGTAATGCAGAAGATATAAATGAACAAAATCAAAGCCAGAGCATTGTTGGAAGCAAGATGTCACTAGCAGATGTACTTCAGCAGGTTGAAGGATCGAGAGGAAGACGAATTAATGGTTGGTCAAAAAGGAAAGCGGATTCTATCGCTGTGAGGCTAGAACAACAGAATCTGTATGTTATCTATAGTTCCCACaatcttataatgtttattatgAATTGGTAAATGTTATTATGTATATAACATTCTTGAATTGTGCAGGGAACTAGAACCAAGATCTAGAAACTTCCTTTGCTTGAAGGAATCTACTGTGGTAACTCGTCGAAAGGTAATccttttacttatttatttttcaaattctcgGACCACCATTTAATGTcgtattcttcttcttcttcttctatttttcAGTTTTCAAGGTGCAAGATAAGAACAAAGAAACACAGGCAAACATTGATGAAATTTGTGTCATGTGGAGAGTGCTACAACGATAATTCCTCAAGGTAAAATAGTCATCGTTAGTAGTAGTTAAGGTGGTggttgtttttgttgttgtttttaataagaaaacatattcaatttatttgaaacatAAACAAAAGATTTAGACTTTGTTCTTTGAGATTAGTCTAAGGTTGGTCGGCTGTCATGTTGTCTGTCTGGCTGCTGTTGGGTCCTTCAAATCAAactttgaaaatgaaagaattaaTATTCAATTTGGGGTTTACACTTTACACTAGTTTCATTACACGCCTAAACATGTGCAAACATAATAAACTAAACTAATCTTCCATTGTTTAAATgctagtttgattcaacttGTTCTTTCAccaataaattttgatttcaaataagcTAATACAATATCTTGAACCCCTTTAGTATACGCTTTAACGGTAATTACACAAGATTAGATTAGAAACAGCTAGTTAAATGTTTGTTCGTAACCCAACATATAAAGTACATTACATTTTAGATCGTGACATACCCATTTAGAGACTGAATATTCCACAAATAGTACTATTAAGACGTGAATTCAATAATAAAGACTCACTAAGATAACCCAAATAGGCACAAGTCGGTGTAAGATTAAACGTTAAGTGTTCGATTTTCACTAAAATGTTGTAAGTTTTTAATTCAATAGCTAGGTCCGTTTGATTCAGTTTCTTTGCAACACAAGCGATTAACGAACAAATTTAATTGAACTAGTCTTAGTACTTAACCTCCAAAGAAGTCTAGTTTCTTTCTAAGCAACAAACATACCAAAATTATCTAGGAAGTAAAGCTTGACAATGGTCTAGATATGCAAAGGATGTCTTTTGTGTGAAGGGATTTGAATGTTAGATGATGCTAAGAAAtaaatccaaacaaggcctaagtaaTGGAGATGATAATGAGACTGTCAAGTGATGCCAGCCACTTTTCGCATTGAGGAGGGACAGCCAAGAATACTACATTGAAGAAGCAAATACCAAACAGTCCTTAATTACAAACTTAAGcctattttatctaaatttaattactatttttcttccaaaaaaaataaactaaatttttttatatatatatatatttgaagaaaaatactTCCTAACATATTCtgaattttcaaacaaaatcaagcaattacatcataatttaaatatttcatgTTACATCAGGTAAGTGACTTTTGTAACTTCGGCATAAACGATATTCAAATTTTGACATAATTTTGTCAATATTTTTAGAGTTTTTGTGGAATGAGCGAGACAATTCTTCGTGTGCAAGTGATTTTGTATAATTTGTTCGTTTGTGCGTGTCAATATGATATAATACATCTCTAAAAGTACTGTTAAGAGGTTCATTTACAAACATATATTGATTTTGTGGATTTTAAATGGGGAGCCTCATATgttcacaaaataaaaatatatataattttgatcaaaAAAACACGTTTTGTAGACTATTGGCTGGCTTGATTGAATGGAGGTGGCTTTtactttgaaaattttcatttcactTGAAAGCATGCCAAAGTCATGTTTGGCTAACTTCTACTTCTTGACTAAGATATCCTATCTATTATGGCCAAACTAGTCTTAGGGTGGAATTGtcatattaacatttatttatttgggtaaattattttaaaataaattaataaatattaaaattatttaaataattcaatctaTTCAACAacaaatcatttaattcattaattaaattacaaaaatacaatctattttattttttttattttattattatatattaatactttaaatcttttatttaaaaaaaatcatgaacaTTCTCAAAATCATTATTCATCTTTATTAGTAGTTAAAGTTGGGCAATGAGCTAGATAAATACGAATCTCACTCGGAACTTGAGTTGACACGATGCAAGCACGAGACAACAcgatcacgacacgattatgagtttatacgattgtaacacggttacgagtcgacacTGACACatcacgagtatagacacgacacaaatATAAACACGACACGAGCACGGGTATACACACAcaaaacgacataaacacaattattcACATGACTTAAGTTACtcacattaacattctctaaacctattacatttttattcaaataaattatttaattttataaatataataattataattaaacatactaaaatacaataaaaaaaatattaacttaaataatataaattaaaatataaataaaataaattaattatatgaataaaaatgtgagtttattaataattcttttcgatattacttttattaattacttattaattatttataatttcaattattgttaattcattaaataataaatatatgataataattttaatattaataatataacttataaaataaatttaatacatctaacttattaaattaatttaaattttctaaattaaaataaattaaaataaattaaaataaattaatatattaatagtcatattttatcatttttactaacaatataatttaatatatataaataattaaatgagtgtgtcaagacacgattgtgttgacacaaataaaaaaatctaggcggaataacacgaaatacgaatttaaacacgagttagcacgacacgaataaactcgtagatacgaataacacgacacgtaagagtccgtgaatcataatattttgagtgagttAAGACACGATACGATACGGATAAGATTGAGACACGAGACAACACGACACGATTAAGTGTCTAACATGACTTGCCCGAGTAaaatacgaacgtttatgcacGATGGCCAGCTCTATGTcctaatgaaaattaaaaattattcttatttttttaatttagtaattatattttttaattatattaaataaatataataactttgtattatttaaaaaaaataacacaatataTGTTTAGATGACCTTTTCTAGGGCCAATCttgatcattattttttaaataattcagactatttaaaaatcttaaatcctACCCGATcttaaaaatttgtttgatattgagttatttaaaattttattggattatttaaaaagataagttattttaattttaatttgttgaattactattcatttattttgtatttaaattttataaaaataaaaataaatattttaatattttaagtaatgaaatgattttaaaaaaatgtgatagaAGAGATCTTTGAGTAagttatttgagaatttttatacaaaatccttatatcttaatatacatatttttaataattaaataattcaatttatctATCAAATATTGAATATAACCCATAACTTACTTATTcatacaaaaaaatcaaatatataaaattccaAATAACAAAACAACAAACAACCTCTAAATTAGACTTTTAAAAATACTTCAAAGTCAACGTTAGTCATCGTCGGATCATTTGATCCGGCACGACATACGTGGCAGGATCTGACGGTGCTactttttcttcatattttattgATGAAGACTGGTTTTGGCAGATGGAGATATATAACTATGAATGATCCAACGGCGGAAAATACTCataattatttgattgagattatttaaataatttaatataattaaatatattttttttcatttttattcatcAAATCATTTTagttcattaataaaaatattaaaatatcatatattttaaattattattttttattttatcaaaaaaatatcaatctcctcaaaatcatcactttttaaataattcaaattatataaaaaaaaaaacctgaaTTCAAACAAGTCCTTGATGAGTTTACAGAAGTCAATTGGTCTCTTCTAGAATATTGTAGGCCCATAGGACTAGTACTATAGTACCACACTTTAGAACATTtgcaaaaacattttttttttttttttgtaaatttacCCCTCCAACTTTCATATGGTTTTATTTATCACCTTAATATCAATATTgataattattacatttttcaATTCCGTTataaaggaattaaaataagGGGCTCATAATTCtaaatgtttaatttcatttattttatcaaattaaaaatgaaaatcgTGAGTAAATTATTGTACTAAGATTGAATTGGAAAGTTGAAATGTTTTATTGATATGAAGTATAAGTTTGTGGGCtgtttgataatattatttcttttcttcgagaatcttattttctttattgtATGTATAGAGGGAGTGAAGGTAAGAGGAAATTTCATGGTAAATCACGagattgattaattatataaacattgaAAATTTCTGTTCTTtcattgaatttgaatttggagttacccttttttaagattatttgaataCTTTAAATACTCATATATTCATATAGAGTATACTTATTCAAATTGAAATAACATCACATGGGGGCtacttacaatatatataaataaataaataaatatatatatatatatatatatatattaattttaattttaattaaattaatacgACTTTACAATTATAATCTCTTCaatttaatcataaatattataataaaaattaaatataacatatttttatttagatatttaaaatcaattttacttttggtaggacgCAAGTAAGTGTCACTGtctgaacaagacgttatgcgttgacaaAATATTGATAGTTTTCATATGGGGCATTGTTAAGCCTACAAGTCATTCGCTAAGAtaattgtatataatttttgttaggaAAATTTGGGACTCAAAGATTTCATCTAAGATctcgttttttattttatgaaacatTATTAATGGTGGAATTCTAACTGATTATATGtgcattaaaaaaattgtattataactagtcgtatgtgtcacgaaaaTATTGAATCAggaactcacttatttttgtattgtcaGCGATGATTAGTATTTGAAATCTCTTGTGGAGCATATTGgaattcattgggtgatgtTCGAGTCTTTGGTAATTGTTAAGAATTTTAGATTGATACGACTAATATgacagacctacatatttgagttatcatttcaattatttttttgttataatcgTCATACTTTCAATAATGATTGTAGTCGTTCGATgcgtataattaataatactattattataatgattttcagaGATTTGTTTATGAAAGTTAGTATAATTTATCGGAAGTTAATTGTCCTTTTCGAAAATTTACgaacttaataaattattaagtacattttttttttattttttttatttttcttttcatttcttgttTTAGTGTtgtgtttaaatgattttatttttatttttaatatatacggg
This is a stretch of genomic DNA from Impatiens glandulifera chromosome 4, dImpGla2.1, whole genome shotgun sequence. It encodes these proteins:
- the LOC124936688 gene encoding protein STICHEL-like 4, coding for MSLRRELAVLQRSRSMRDPSNSPPSWGSTFVLDRHLRRGHANDSMWENGRPSMGIEQQMGINGINGHDGGQEWSRVKRDIPNLRNLGTIQDNDVMLHRSILANSGQNDKKMKQKGRDEQDHHHHIRTLSEQLSEVSFHGQYPGPKRTKRRKRIKSTRKTRTARVSHDIASENETTMSSNSFGHSLEENVNRSPSSGCGIPWNWSRIHERGKTFLSCGLSDSKSKKSGPAADWMHDYSGELGLFADNLLKSDESVYETRRHQNLTQKYTPRTFRDLIGQNLAVQALSNAVAKQKVGFLYVFYGPRGTGKSSSARIFARALNCSSVDRTKPCSICDPCVAYDSGKSQNIREVGPVSNFDFESIMDDVSHLQVFIFDNCDTLSTNYWSAISKVIDRAPRKMVFILVCSSLDVLPNVTVSRCQKYFFPKLKDTDIMYALQRISYKEHLDIDKDALKLIASRSDGSLRDAKMTLEQLSLVGMKISVPLVQQLVGLISDEKLVDLLDLALSADTTNTVKTLREIMESGGEPLAFMSQLATVITDILAGSHDFIKEKPGRRFFRHQTLSKDDMETLCQALKTLSEAEKQLRVSNDRLTWLTAALLQLAPDQQYMLPPSSSADASFRHMSEKERPRKSDVERRRLSTKNLGTESLRSPNPNEIYYNTRIKDNNGSYGRRHSVSEVAAQRVNHRQLSDTLNEEIWLKVIDKIQINSIKEFMHQEGKLVSLSFDSVPTAQLMFSSQHTKSKAEMYRSYILQAFESIFDSQVLLQIVSPLPKESGDMTNTPIVLPYSKNASSLLNTTGGPQHDNSKEITRCNSKGKRSMKGRDGSIRVRRSSGSGSFEKNRDNNEIVEIASRIKEHISFTSNAEDINEQNQSQSIVGSKMSLADVLQQVEGSRGRRINGWSKRKADSIAVRLEQQNLELEPRSRNFLCLKESTVVTRRKFSRCKIRTKKHRQTLMKFVSCGECYNDNSSR